The segment AAAGTAATTTTGAACTGGATCGTCGCCCACCTGGCGGCGCTCGCCGTGCTGCTGCTGCGATTGACCTGCAAGGTTCGCTTGCACGACGATCCACGTCCCGCGCTTCGCGCCGACGGGGTTCCTTACGTCTACTCGGTTCTGCACGCGCATCAGGTCGCTGCGGCGATGGGAAGCGAACCAGGGACCGCGGCGATGGTCTCGCAATCGCTCGACGGACAGTTGATCGTGCCGACGCTCCAAGTGATGGGAGTCACCCCGATCCGTGGATCAAACCGAACCCGCGGTCAGGCCAAAGGGGGCCGCGAGGCGCTGGAAGGGTTGATCGAACATGTCGCCGGCGGCAAACCGGCTTACCTGGCGGTCGATGGACCGCGAGGACCACGCAATCGCGTTCACAAGGGAGTCGCCGCGCTGTCGCAAAAGACCGGCGCCGCCGTGATCAACCTGGTAGCGGTGCCGCAACGACGCTGGATCCTGGCGAAGACCTGGGATCGATTGCAGATTCCGAAACCGTTCTGTCGCGTCGACGGCTACTTCGCCGAGCCGGTCTATCCGATCGTCGGCGAATCGCTGGAAGAATATCGCCGCCGCATCGAAGCTTCGCTGAATGCTCTCGAGCTGTTGCACGATCCGGTCGAAGCGCCGGAGCCGGTCGCTTTGCCGGAAGTTGCCGGCGACGAAGTCGCGGCATAAAAAAACGCCGACGATGGTGAGTCGTCGGCGTCATTGATAATTCGCAAGTAAGGCCTGGCGGCGTTACTTCTTGATCAGCCAGATGTTCTTGTAAACGACCGGGTTGCCGTGGCCTTGCAGGTACAACGCAGCCGGCTTGTTGGCTTCCTGTTCGCGACCCGGCGTGTGCATCGGCAGTTCGAGATCGTCATGAATGACGACGCCGTTGTGCTTGACGGTGACGCGAGCGTTCTTCGTCTTCTCGCCCGCTTCGTTGTACTTGGCGGCGGTGAAGTCGATGTCATAGGTTTGCCAGGTCAGCGGCGGGTAGCACATGTTGACGATCGGCTTCGAGACCTTGTAGATGCCGCCGCATTCGTTGTCGGCGCCGTCGAGGCCAAACGAGTCGAGAACCTGCACTTCGTAGCGACCTTGAACGTAGACGCCGCTGTTGCCGCGAGCCTGGCCGCGAGCGAATGGCTTGAAC is part of the Blastopirellula sediminis genome and harbors:
- a CDS encoding lysophospholipid acyltransferase family protein, with translation MKVILNWIVAHLAALAVLLLRLTCKVRLHDDPRPALRADGVPYVYSVLHAHQVAAAMGSEPGTAAMVSQSLDGQLIVPTLQVMGVTPIRGSNRTRGQAKGGREALEGLIEHVAGGKPAYLAVDGPRGPRNRVHKGVAALSQKTGAAVINLVAVPQRRWILAKTWDRLQIPKPFCRVDGYFAEPVYPIVGESLEEYRRRIEASLNALELLHDPVEAPEPVALPEVAGDEVAA